ttttttttcttttctttgtagtaaaattttaaaaaatatatataatagataaaagtagttacttttttaaaataggtaCAATCGCACACATGGTTGGGCTTTTAACTTATTTccgaaaaaataattttcaaaataacaagAATGCAGTAGAATAAAAGTATGGGTATTCATGCAACCGTAATCTTACTACTTaatatttctcatttgtttCAAAGTCATTCaaaaatacactttttttttttattttttttaaagatataagtGTTTATGTGACCGTTCACATCGTTTAAGTACTTTTTTTcccataaaattattaaaatatacaaagtTTTATGTTTctgcaaaaataataatagattatcatAAGACATAAATCTTGCATTATCCAATCTTGGAATCTCTCACACGAGTACTCTTCGATCTTGTTTGATATGTCTTCATATCTTGTTGTCGAATTAGACATTTTAGGAGTTACATGCAAAAAAGACTCTAACTACCAAAGTTAACATGAGCTCTTAAAAGTCAAATCTCAGAGTTTTAAGTATTAATGaattgcgtacctttaattgttgaggtccacctatatttatagagtattaattacaatttacCTTGTTTATGGGTTGGGCCCTTATCTGGGTTTGTATGGGCTTGGTTTAAGGCCCAAGCTTTAGGTTTGGCACATGGGTCTGGACGACTTAGCTGTTTTATTCCAAGTGGGGCCTTTTTTTGGGTAAGCGATCCTTTTTTAGTAAGCGACCTTTTCTGAGTAAGCAGCCTTTTCTGAGTAGAAGGGTTACAAGATCTATACACTTTAGTTGTTAAGCAAGTGTCCTTTGTACTTGATCTGTACTTCCAGCAATATTAGCCAACGACCAAGTTCAAGTATTATTTCATATCGGTCTTGTCCGAGTTTTGTATagtacactttcaaaataaaaaaattaaatcaacaaattttcaaaaatgatcTTAAAGAACTATGTGACCTAATTCTCCATTATAAATGGAGATACAGATTAATCCTTGTCggacaaaaaaaatgtttgtttcttttgagtttttttttaatattttaggggaaaataaacattttaaaaaaaccaCTTCCATTTGTACGTTTAATTAAGAATATTGTCTTTAGGACGAACATTATAGGTACTAACACCTTCCTTATGTGTAATCGACTCACGAACTCAAAATCTGTATTCATAGACCTTGTtcttatctttataatttttttaatcttctaAAATAATTATGGTGTTAACTCCaaactctttttttattatatttttattttttgttcatcgtcccgtcgcgattttgGTTGTAATAATCTTCAACTAGACACTAAATACTTATCATTTGTTTCTTTGCTTTTAGagattgtatatatatttatcaagtCGCACGCTTTCACTTTTTGTTTGACAAAGTCTCAATACAATTAGTCGTTTGAGAGAATATTGATAGATCCATTTTGGTAGACCCTTTTGAAAGAATGTTATGCGTATATAacatatttgtaataatatacaattccctatatttatttgttttcgaATTGATACTAAAATTCTAATTCGCATAGTTGACAAAAATTATTTCAACGGataattcttctttttctattgtaTCCATCTTTGAAGGCGTTTGAGATTGAAACACCAAGTAATGGAAACCCTACGCAAAACCTTTTAACGTTCTCAAACTCAATAATTTAcgataaattttttcttattgaaaaaaaatcttataatagtaattaattaataaaaaaagaattcagTGTACAACATAAAAGAACGACATTCAccaaatggataaaaaaatacatgCTGTCCGATAGAGGACAAAGATCCTTATTCTACACAAACTACAAAGAATACAATACACGAAACTAACAATGACAAAAAATTTGGTGCGATGATTGAATCAGAAGCAACAATCCAGGATCCAGCAGCAACATAAAGCAGCACAACTACAGGTAAAGAAGGAAAAGAGGTTAAAAGAAAGATTTGATTTCCTGAAATGACAGAACTAGTTGAAGGGTTTAGTGATTTTGGCTATGAACTTACCATCCTTTCCAAAATCCATCTCCTCTGCTCGTAGTTTCCTCTGGAATCCTTTGTTGAGGGTACCCCACAGCTGCAGGTTCATCCTTGGAAGGATATCCCATAGGTGGTGGGGCACTAACATATGGAGCTGAAGAAT
This region of Vigna unguiculata cultivar IT97K-499-35 chromosome 5, ASM411807v1, whole genome shotgun sequence genomic DNA includes:
- the LOC114185938 gene encoding cysteine-rich and transmembrane domain-containing protein B-like — protein: MNHFNNQQEAPVSYPPQVQAYSSAPYVSAPPPMGYPSKDEPAAVGYPQQRIPEETTSRGDGFWKGCCAALCCCWILDCCF